The following are from one region of the Streptomyces changanensis genome:
- a CDS encoding glycoside hydrolase family 65 protein: MTDWTWEFEGYAAEREALRESLCTLGNGYFATRGAIPECAADGTHYPGTYAAGCYDRLASEVAGRRVENEDMVNLPNWLPVRYRVVDGPEPGPWLTPAHEYLTDHALALDLHGGTLERRSRYEDDDGRRLAVRQLRLVHMGDPHLAALRTEFTAENWAGELEVEVELDGSVANTGVARYRQLSSRHLEDVGTGEAADGRVWLRCRTVSSGIRVGLAARTAAPADLEVVHGDRRVTQRARLVLAPGTTVVVDKVVALHTSRDPAISDPLHAAVDRVGRAPGFGELLASHRAAWQQLWRRAELRVPNAAGRILRLHLFHVLQTLSPHTADLDVGVPARGLHGEAYRGHVFWDELFVLPYLNLHFPEVSRALLTYRHRRLERARFSARDAGRAGALYPWQSGSDGREETQQLHLNPRSGRWLPDHSHLQHHVGSAVAYNVWRYWEATGDTEFLHTRGAEMLLEIARFWADSATYDADLDRYRIRGVMGPDEYHDGYPGADRPGLDDNAYTNVTAAWVLARALELMAELPEPRRRELEERTGLHHGELALWDDVSRRLHVPFHSGVISQFHGYGELAELDWEGLRHRYGDIRRLDRILEAEGDSVNRYQASKQADVLMLGYLFPPAELRALLRRLGHALDDETWWRTVEYYLRRTSHGSTLSVLVNGWVLARVRRAEAWEFVQEALVADIADLHGGTTGEGIHLGAMAGTLDLVQRGLTGLDTRGGRLRLDPVPLPELSEYDFTLRFHGHWGVRLRMTPESLHVTVPESGIAPIDIELPGCAVSIEPGRSVRLPLPE; the protein is encoded by the coding sequence GTGACCGACTGGACGTGGGAGTTCGAGGGGTACGCCGCCGAACGGGAGGCGCTGCGGGAGTCGCTGTGCACCCTGGGCAACGGCTACTTCGCGACGCGCGGCGCGATCCCGGAGTGCGCGGCGGACGGGACCCACTACCCGGGCACGTACGCGGCGGGGTGTTACGACCGGCTGGCGTCGGAGGTGGCGGGCCGGCGGGTCGAGAACGAGGACATGGTGAACCTGCCCAACTGGCTGCCCGTGCGCTACCGGGTGGTCGACGGGCCGGAGCCTGGCCCGTGGCTGACGCCCGCGCACGAGTACCTCACCGACCACGCGCTCGCCCTCGACCTGCACGGCGGCACCCTGGAACGGCGCAGCCGGTACGAGGACGACGACGGGCGGCGCCTCGCGGTGCGCCAGCTGCGGCTGGTCCACATGGGCGACCCGCACCTGGCGGCGCTGCGCACCGAGTTCACCGCCGAGAACTGGGCGGGGGAGCTGGAGGTCGAGGTGGAGCTGGACGGGTCGGTCGCCAACACCGGCGTGGCCCGCTACCGCCAGCTGTCCTCCCGGCACCTGGAGGACGTCGGCACCGGCGAGGCCGCGGACGGCCGGGTGTGGCTGCGGTGCCGCACGGTCTCGTCCGGCATCCGCGTCGGCCTCGCCGCGCGGACCGCGGCGCCGGCCGACCTGGAGGTCGTCCACGGCGACCGGCGGGTGACGCAGCGGGCGCGGCTGGTGCTGGCGCCGGGCACGACCGTCGTCGTCGACAAGGTCGTGGCGCTGCACACCTCGCGCGACCCGGCGATCTCCGACCCGCTGCACGCTGCGGTGGACCGGGTGGGCCGCGCGCCCGGCTTCGGGGAGCTGCTGGCCTCGCACCGGGCGGCCTGGCAGCAGTTGTGGCGCCGAGCGGAGCTGCGGGTGCCGAACGCGGCGGGCCGCATCCTGCGGCTGCACCTGTTCCACGTGCTGCAGACGCTGTCGCCGCACACCGCCGACCTGGACGTGGGGGTCCCGGCGCGCGGGCTGCACGGCGAGGCGTACCGGGGGCACGTCTTCTGGGACGAGCTGTTCGTGCTGCCCTACCTGAACCTGCACTTCCCCGAGGTGTCGCGGGCACTGCTGACCTACCGGCACCGCCGACTGGAGCGGGCCCGGTTCTCCGCCCGGGACGCCGGGCGGGCCGGGGCGCTGTACCCGTGGCAGAGCGGGAGCGACGGGCGGGAGGAGACCCAGCAGCTGCACCTCAACCCCCGCTCGGGCCGCTGGCTGCCGGACCACTCGCACCTCCAGCACCATGTGGGCTCGGCGGTCGCGTACAACGTGTGGCGCTACTGGGAAGCGACCGGGGACACGGAGTTCCTGCACACCAGGGGTGCGGAGATGCTGCTGGAGATCGCCCGGTTCTGGGCGGACTCGGCGACCTACGACGCGGACCTCGACCGGTACCGCATCCGCGGGGTGATGGGGCCCGACGAGTACCACGACGGCTATCCGGGCGCGGACCGGCCGGGTCTGGACGACAACGCCTACACGAACGTGACGGCGGCGTGGGTGCTGGCGCGCGCGCTGGAACTGATGGCGGAGCTGCCGGAGCCGCGCCGGCGGGAGCTGGAGGAACGCACCGGGCTCCACCACGGCGAGCTGGCCCTGTGGGACGACGTGTCGCGCCGGCTGCACGTGCCGTTCCACTCCGGGGTGATCAGCCAGTTCCACGGGTACGGGGAGCTGGCCGAGCTCGACTGGGAGGGGCTGCGGCACCGGTACGGCGACATCAGACGGCTGGACCGGATCCTGGAGGCGGAGGGCGACTCCGTCAACCGCTACCAGGCGTCGAAGCAGGCGGACGTGCTGATGCTGGGCTACCTGTTCCCGCCGGCCGAACTGCGCGCGCTGCTGCGGCGGCTGGGGCACGCGCTCGACGACGAGACGTGGTGGCGGACCGTCGAGTACTACCTGCGGCGCACGAGCCACGGCTCGACGCTGAGCGTGCTGGTGAACGGCTGGGTGCTGGCGCGGGTGCGGCGGGCGGAGGCGTGGGAGTTCGTCCAGGAGGCGCTGGTGGCGGACATCGCGGACCTGCACGGGGGGACGACCGGCGAGGGCATCCACCTGGGCGCCATGGCGGGCACGCTCGACCTGGTGCAGCGCGGGCTGACGGGGCTGGACACGCGGGGCGGCCGGCTGCGGCTGGACCCGGTGCCGCTGCCGGAGCTGTCGGAGTACGACTTCACCCTGCGCTTCCACGGGCACTGGGGCGTGCGGCTGCGGATGACGCCGGAGAGCCTGCACGTGACGGTGCCGGAGTCGGGGATCGCGCCGATCGACATCGAGCTGCCGGGGTGTGCGGTGTCCATCGAGCCCGGGCGTTCCGTGCGGTTGCCGCTGCCGGAGTAG
- a CDS encoding HAD family hydrolase, which translates to MSPPTARGTVVPALRAVRAVVFDTDGVLTDSARVHAAAWKETFDAFLAGLPPDAADPAARRPFDTADDYPRYVDGRSRRDGAAAFLASRGLPAGPAVVERVTADKERRFTARLRGRPVDAYPGTVRLLRALRDGGVPMAAASASRHAREVLRGARLLDLFDALVDGVEAARLGLPGKPDPALFQEAARRLGTPAGRCAVVEDALAGVEAGRRGGFALVVGVDRTGRPGGAEALRRHGADLVVRDLSELLAVREGQPS; encoded by the coding sequence ATGAGCCCGCCCACGGCCCGCGGCACGGTGGTCCCCGCGCTGCGGGCCGTGCGGGCCGTCGTCTTCGACACGGACGGGGTCCTCACCGACTCGGCGCGGGTCCACGCCGCGGCGTGGAAGGAGACCTTCGACGCGTTCCTGGCCGGTCTGCCGCCGGACGCCGCCGACCCGGCGGCGCGGCGGCCCTTCGACACGGCCGACGACTACCCGAGGTACGTGGACGGCCGCTCGCGGCGGGACGGTGCCGCCGCGTTCCTCGCCTCGCGCGGTCTGCCCGCGGGACCGGCCGTCGTGGAGCGCGTCACCGCCGACAAGGAGCGCCGGTTCACCGCCCGCCTGCGGGGGCGCCCCGTCGACGCCTACCCGGGGACGGTGCGGCTGCTGCGCGCCCTGCGGGACGGCGGCGTGCCGATGGCGGCCGCCTCGGCGTCCCGGCACGCCCGCGAGGTGCTGCGGGGGGCGCGGCTCCTCGACCTGTTCGACGCGCTGGTGGACGGGGTGGAGGCGGCCCGGCTGGGCCTGCCCGGCAAGCCCGATCCTGCGCTGTTCCAGGAGGCCGCGCGCCGGCTCGGCACGCCGGCCGGGCGGTGCGCCGTGGTGGAGGACGCCCTCGCGGGGGTCGAGGCGGGGCGGCGCGGCGGGTTCGCCCTGGTCGTGGGCGTCGACCGTACGGGCCGCCCGGGCGGCGCCGAGGCGCTGCGCCGGCACGGCGCCGACCTCGTCGTACGGGACCTGTCGGAGCTGCTCGCGGTACGGGAGGGACAGCCGTCGTGA
- the bla gene encoding class A beta-lactamase, whose protein sequence is MQPIETRPSRRTVLAAGAGALLAAAVAGTAPAHAAGGPDGGVRGQLRALERRHDARLGAFAHDTGTGRTVLYRADERFPMASLFKTLAAAAVLRDLDRDGEVLARRVHFTAAYVEQSGYSPVTRENVATGMTVAELSAAAICQSDNTAGNLLLRELGGPTAITRFCRSLGDDTTRLDRWEPELNSAEPWRVTDTTTPRAIGRTYGRLVLGSALAPDDRERLTAWMLANTTSEERFRKGLPADWVLADKTGGGEYGGNNNVGVAWPPGRPPVVLAVLTTRFAPDATADDALVAEAARLLAHSLS, encoded by the coding sequence GTGCAGCCCATCGAAACCCGTCCCAGCCGCCGTACGGTACTCGCCGCCGGAGCGGGGGCCCTCCTGGCCGCCGCCGTGGCCGGCACGGCGCCCGCCCACGCCGCGGGCGGACCGGACGGCGGTGTCCGCGGGCAGTTGCGTGCCCTGGAGCGCCGCCACGACGCGCGGCTCGGCGCGTTCGCCCACGACACGGGGACGGGCAGGACCGTGCTGTACCGGGCGGACGAGCGCTTCCCCATGGCGTCGCTCTTCAAGACCCTGGCCGCCGCGGCCGTCCTGCGCGACCTCGACCGGGACGGCGAGGTCCTCGCCCGACGGGTCCACTTCACCGCCGCGTACGTGGAGCAGTCCGGCTACTCCCCCGTCACCCGCGAGAACGTGGCGACCGGGATGACCGTCGCCGAACTGTCGGCCGCGGCGATCTGCCAGAGCGACAACACCGCCGGCAACCTGCTGCTGCGCGAGCTGGGCGGCCCGACCGCGATCACCCGGTTCTGCCGGTCCCTCGGCGACGACACGACCCGGCTCGACCGCTGGGAGCCCGAGCTGAACTCGGCCGAGCCGTGGCGCGTGACGGACACGACCACTCCCCGCGCCATCGGCCGGACGTACGGGCGGCTGGTTCTCGGCTCGGCGCTCGCGCCCGACGACCGAGAGCGGCTGACGGCGTGGATGCTCGCCAACACCACGAGCGAGGAGCGCTTCCGCAAGGGCCTCCCGGCCGACTGGGTCCTGGCGGACAAGACGGGCGGCGGGGAGTACGGCGGGAACAACAACGTGGGCGTGGCGTGGCCGCCCGGACGGCCGCCGGTCGTCCTCGCCGTGCTCACGACCCGGTTCGCGCCCGACGCGACGGCGGACGACGCCCTCGTCGCGGAGGCGGCACGGCTGCTGGCGCACTCCCTGAGCTGA
- a CDS encoding FG-GAP-like repeat-containing protein, protein MTDRKPRTVRGIALVAAVAAAGALTATSPAQALVGDAVADGSETFAAYVNVGGERACTGVLVDPQWILTASSCFSDNPSQPFPVPAGAPALKTTVVVGRADLTGTAGTQTEVAEIVPRADRDVVMARLAKPVTGVDPVVLAATAPAQGETLRVLGYGRTRTAWVPDRLHGGAFTVQEAATGSTVKVASAGGTICRGDAGGPALRTTDGKVELVALNSASWQGGCHGTDPAETRTDAVETRVDDLRDWVRQVRALPQESMIASGDFNGDGKADVAGFYDNGTSPANRNRSSLHTWLSNGTGFAAPQQMWTTPGGFTWQASKLTTGDYNGDGKDDVSVFYDAGSSADGNISSVYTWYSTGTGFQAPKRTWTTPGGFSWGASKVVSGDFNGDRKDDIGVFYDRGRGTDGVTRSALFAFTSTGTAFANPTLEWESTGNFRWSASQLTAGDYNGDGKADVSVFYDAGTSAEGKNLSALYTWYSTGANFAAVQRTWLAGGGFTWSASKVASGDFNGDGKTDVSVFYDRGLSDGKWGSNLYTFISTGTAFDAPTLKWASTGAFRWSSSQFTAGDYNGDRKGDVAVLYDLGTTPDGRKVDGLYSWLSTGTGFGAPAARWSGPLG, encoded by the coding sequence GTGACCGATCGAAAGCCTCGCACCGTGCGGGGCATCGCGCTCGTGGCCGCGGTGGCGGCAGCCGGCGCGCTCACCGCGACCAGTCCGGCCCAGGCCCTCGTCGGCGACGCCGTCGCCGACGGCTCCGAGACCTTCGCCGCCTACGTGAACGTCGGGGGCGAGCGCGCCTGCACCGGCGTCCTGGTCGACCCCCAGTGGATCCTGACGGCCAGCAGCTGCTTCTCCGACAATCCGTCGCAGCCCTTCCCGGTCCCGGCCGGCGCCCCCGCGCTGAAGACCACGGTGGTGGTGGGCCGCGCCGACCTCACCGGTACGGCCGGCACCCAGACCGAGGTCGCCGAGATCGTGCCCCGCGCCGACCGCGACGTGGTCATGGCGCGGCTGGCCAAGCCGGTGACCGGCGTCGACCCGGTGGTGCTGGCCGCCACCGCGCCCGCCCAGGGCGAGACGCTGCGCGTGCTCGGCTACGGCCGCACCAGGACGGCGTGGGTGCCCGACCGGCTGCACGGCGGCGCCTTCACCGTCCAGGAGGCCGCCACCGGCTCCACGGTGAAGGTCGCCAGCGCGGGCGGCACCATCTGCCGCGGCGACGCGGGCGGCCCGGCCCTGCGGACGACGGACGGCAAGGTCGAGCTGGTCGCCCTCAACAGCGCCTCCTGGCAGGGCGGCTGCCACGGCACCGACCCGGCCGAGACCCGTACGGACGCCGTCGAGACGCGGGTCGACGACCTGCGCGACTGGGTCCGGCAGGTCCGCGCACTGCCGCAGGAGTCGATGATCGCCTCCGGCGACTTCAACGGCGACGGCAAGGCCGACGTCGCGGGCTTCTACGACAACGGCACCTCCCCCGCCAACCGGAACCGCTCCTCGCTGCACACCTGGCTGAGCAACGGCACCGGCTTCGCCGCCCCGCAGCAGATGTGGACCACGCCGGGCGGCTTCACCTGGCAGGCGTCGAAGCTGACCACCGGCGACTACAACGGCGACGGCAAGGACGACGTGTCGGTCTTCTACGACGCCGGCAGCTCCGCCGACGGCAACATCTCCTCGGTCTACACCTGGTACAGCACCGGCACGGGCTTCCAGGCGCCGAAGCGCACCTGGACGACGCCGGGCGGGTTCAGCTGGGGCGCCTCCAAGGTCGTCTCGGGCGACTTCAACGGCGACCGCAAGGACGACATCGGCGTCTTCTACGACCGCGGCAGGGGCACGGACGGCGTCACCCGCTCCGCCCTGTTCGCCTTCACCAGCACCGGGACCGCCTTCGCCAACCCGACCCTGGAGTGGGAGAGCACCGGCAACTTCCGCTGGTCCGCCTCCCAGCTGACGGCCGGCGACTACAACGGCGACGGCAAGGCCGACGTCTCGGTCTTCTACGACGCCGGCACCTCCGCCGAGGGCAAGAACCTCTCGGCGCTCTACACCTGGTACAGCACGGGCGCGAACTTCGCGGCCGTGCAGCGCACCTGGCTCGCGGGCGGCGGTTTCACCTGGAGCGCCTCCAAGGTCGCGTCGGGCGACTTCAACGGCGACGGCAAGACCGACGTGTCGGTCTTCTACGACCGCGGCCTGTCGGACGGCAAGTGGGGCTCGAACCTGTACACCTTCATCAGCACCGGCACGGCCTTCGACGCGCCGACGCTGAAGTGGGCGAGCACCGGCGCCTTCCGCTGGAGCAGCAGCCAGTTCACGGCGGGCGACTACAACGGCGACCGCAAGGGCGACGTCGCGGTCCTCTACGACCTCGGCACGACCCCCGACGGCCGCAAGGTCGACGGTCTGTACTCGTGGCTGAGCACGGGCACCGGCTTCGGCGCCCCGGCCGCCCGCTGGAGCGGCCCGCTCGGCTGA
- a CDS encoding ATP-binding protein — translation MATGPPTNDGADQRAVRDLEAHFEGVLGDVTTARLAAARYLDALERADVPDEPDRRDDVLLVVTELASNAVQYAPGPFTVRLRRTFDGVHIEVHDTNPEPPVPRPWSPRENSGGVGWHLVHALATQVSVLTRPEGKDVHVFLPW, via the coding sequence GTGGCCACCGGCCCGCCCACGAACGACGGAGCCGACCAGCGGGCCGTCCGCGATCTGGAGGCCCACTTCGAGGGGGTGCTCGGGGACGTGACGACGGCCCGGCTCGCGGCCGCCCGCTACCTGGACGCGCTGGAGCGCGCCGACGTGCCCGACGAGCCCGACCGGCGGGACGACGTGCTCCTGGTCGTCACCGAGCTGGCGAGCAACGCCGTCCAGTACGCGCCCGGCCCCTTCACCGTGCGGCTGCGGCGCACCTTCGACGGCGTCCACATCGAGGTGCACGACACCAACCCGGAGCCGCCGGTGCCCCGCCCGTGGTCGCCCCGGGAGAACAGCGGGGGCGTGGGCTGGCACCTCGTCCACGCGCTCGCCACGCAGGTCAGCGTCCTGACCCGGCCCGAGGGCAAGGACGTCCACGTCTTCCTGCCCTGGTGA
- a CDS encoding DUF2267 domain-containing protein, which translates to MRQDEFLARVCERGEYRGPDEAARITAAVLEVLGHRVAPEDAAALAALLPGDLGAPLAVDGARTGAARTDGPRSDGNGGADGPAERFGVEEFHRRVDERTGVRPRTAQWDAAAVLGTLAEVLPGDELDRITGRLPREFAALFRGATPPD; encoded by the coding sequence ATGCGGCAGGACGAGTTCCTCGCCCGGGTGTGCGAGCGGGGCGAGTACCGGGGCCCGGACGAGGCGGCGCGGATCACCGCGGCGGTCCTGGAGGTGCTCGGCCACCGCGTCGCCCCCGAGGACGCGGCCGCCCTCGCGGCGCTGCTGCCCGGGGACCTCGGCGCACCGCTCGCCGTCGACGGCGCCCGTACCGGCGCAGCCCGTACCGACGGACCCCGGAGTGATGGGAACGGCGGCGCGGATGGTCCCGCCGAGCGCTTCGGCGTCGAGGAGTTCCACCGGCGCGTCGACGAGCGGACCGGCGTCCGTCCGCGCACCGCCCAATGGGACGCCGCCGCCGTCCTGGGGACCCTCGCCGAGGTCCTGCCCGGCGACGAGCTCGACCGGATCACCGGCCGGCTCCCCCGCGAGTTCGCGGCCCTCTTCCGCGGCGCCACCCCGCCCGACTGA
- a CDS encoding galactose-binding domain-containing protein, translated as MTRHPHGRRGILAVLALLLTATALALGPTATGAVPEPAWWEPAARPSPDSAIGVTGEPFRGTDAQGRVRGFVDAHNHIMSNEAFGGRLICGKPFSEQGVADALKDCPEHYPDGSLAVFDFITKGGDGRHDPDGWPTFADWPAHDSLTHQQNYYAWIERAWRGGQRVLVNDLVTNGVICSVYFFKDRGCDEMTSIRLQARKTYEMQAYVDRMHGGPGRGWFRIVTDSAQAREVIRQGKLAVVLGVETSEPFGCKQVLDVAQCDRGDIDRGLDELHALGVRSMFLCHKFDNALCGVRFDSGALGTAINVGQFLSTGTFWQTGKCTGPQQDNPIGSAAAPGAEAKLPPGVSVPTYAADARCNTRGLTELGEYALRGMMRRGMMLEIDHMSVKAAGRALDVLDAASYPGVLSSHSWMDLDWTERVYRLGGFIAQYMHGAEAFGAEARRTDALRERYGVGYGYGTDMNGVGGWPAPRGADTPNPVRYPFRSADGGSVLDRQTTGLRTWDVNTDGAAHHGLVPDWLEDVRTVAGQDVVDDLFRGAESYLRTWGASERHTAADDLAAGAGATASSSEWWNPFTRYAPGNAVDGDPGTRWASEWSDDQWLRIDLGRVRSVARVTLDWEAAHAAAYRVELSTDGTRWRTAWSTTAGDGGLDTARFAATEARYVRVVGVRRATSWGYSLREVGVHDR; from the coding sequence ATGACCCGACACCCCCACGGCAGGCGCGGCATCCTCGCGGTCCTGGCGCTCCTCCTCACCGCGACGGCCCTGGCGCTCGGCCCCACCGCCACCGGAGCCGTACCGGAACCCGCCTGGTGGGAACCGGCCGCCCGACCCTCCCCCGACAGCGCGATCGGCGTCACCGGCGAGCCCTTCCGCGGCACGGACGCCCAGGGCCGGGTGCGGGGCTTCGTCGACGCCCACAACCACATCATGTCCAACGAGGCGTTCGGCGGCCGGCTGATCTGCGGCAAGCCCTTCTCCGAGCAGGGCGTCGCCGACGCGCTCAAGGACTGCCCCGAGCACTACCCCGACGGCTCCCTCGCCGTCTTCGACTTCATCACCAAGGGCGGCGACGGCCGGCACGACCCGGACGGCTGGCCGACGTTCGCCGACTGGCCCGCCCACGACTCCCTCACCCATCAGCAGAACTACTACGCCTGGATCGAGCGGGCCTGGCGCGGCGGCCAGCGGGTCCTCGTCAACGACCTCGTCACCAACGGCGTCATCTGCTCGGTCTACTTCTTCAAGGACCGCGGCTGCGACGAGATGACCTCCATCCGACTCCAGGCGCGCAAGACGTACGAGATGCAGGCGTACGTCGACCGCATGCACGGCGGCCCGGGCCGCGGCTGGTTCCGGATCGTCACCGACAGCGCCCAGGCCCGGGAGGTGATCCGCCAGGGCAAGCTCGCCGTCGTCCTCGGGGTGGAGACCTCCGAACCGTTCGGCTGCAAGCAGGTCCTGGACGTCGCCCAGTGCGACCGCGGGGACATCGACCGCGGCCTCGACGAACTCCACGCGCTCGGCGTGCGCAGCATGTTCCTCTGCCACAAGTTCGACAACGCCCTGTGCGGGGTCCGCTTCGACTCGGGCGCCCTCGGCACGGCCATCAACGTCGGCCAGTTCCTGTCGACGGGCACCTTCTGGCAGACGGGCAAGTGCACCGGACCCCAGCAGGACAACCCCATCGGGTCGGCCGCCGCCCCCGGCGCCGAGGCGAAGCTGCCGCCCGGCGTGAGCGTTCCCACGTACGCGGCGGACGCCCGGTGCAACACCCGCGGCCTCACCGAGCTCGGCGAGTACGCCCTGCGCGGCATGATGCGGCGCGGCATGATGCTGGAGATCGACCACATGAGCGTCAAGGCCGCCGGCCGCGCCCTCGACGTCCTCGACGCGGCGTCGTACCCGGGCGTCCTCTCCTCGCACAGCTGGATGGACCTCGACTGGACCGAGCGCGTCTACCGCCTCGGCGGCTTCATCGCCCAGTACATGCACGGCGCCGAGGCGTTCGGCGCGGAGGCGCGGCGCACGGACGCGCTGCGCGAGCGGTACGGCGTCGGCTACGGCTACGGCACCGACATGAACGGCGTCGGCGGCTGGCCCGCCCCCCGGGGCGCCGACACCCCGAACCCGGTGCGGTACCCGTTCCGCAGCGCCGACGGCGGCTCCGTCCTGGACCGCCAGACGACGGGGCTGCGCACCTGGGACGTCAACACCGACGGCGCCGCCCACCACGGCCTCGTCCCCGACTGGCTGGAGGACGTGCGGACCGTCGCCGGGCAGGATGTCGTGGACGACCTGTTCCGGGGCGCCGAGTCGTACCTGCGCACCTGGGGTGCGTCCGAGCGCCACACGGCGGCGGACGACCTCGCCGCCGGCGCCGGCGCCACCGCCAGCTCCTCCGAGTGGTGGAACCCCTTCACCCGCTACGCCCCCGGCAACGCCGTCGACGGCGACCCCGGTACGCGCTGGGCGAGCGAGTGGAGCGACGACCAGTGGCTGCGGATCGACCTCGGCCGGGTCCGGTCCGTCGCCCGCGTCACGCTCGACTGGGAGGCCGCGCACGCGGCGGCGTACCGGGTCGAACTCTCCACCGACGGCACCAGGTGGCGGACCGCCTGGTCCACCACGGCCGGGGACGGCGGCCTCGACACGGCACGCTTCGCCGCCACGGAGGCCCGGTACGTCCGCGTCGTCGGCGTCCGGCGCGCCACCTCGTGGGGGTACTCGCTCCGGGAGGTCGGCGTCCACGACCGGTGA
- a CDS encoding DUF2165 domain-containing protein, which translates to MPGVLPIAATAMTATVAVHMALVAFGNITDFGTNQQFVRHVLAMDTTFRDPDLMWRAIESPALQNAAYVAVIAWETVTAAVLLYATGLWFRALRRGAADRADRARAASTAGLVMVLLLFGLGFLAIGGEWFAMWQSSKWNGLDAAARNVLLALAALVVVHLPPGPRAHDTLRPGGP; encoded by the coding sequence CTGCCAGGCGTCCTGCCGATCGCGGCGACCGCGATGACGGCCACCGTCGCCGTCCACATGGCCCTGGTGGCGTTCGGCAACATCACCGACTTCGGCACCAACCAGCAGTTCGTCCGGCACGTCCTGGCCATGGACACCACCTTCCGCGACCCGGACCTGATGTGGCGGGCGATCGAGTCCCCCGCCCTGCAGAACGCCGCCTACGTCGCCGTCATCGCCTGGGAGACGGTGACGGCGGCCGTCCTGCTGTACGCCACGGGCCTGTGGTTCCGGGCGCTGCGCCGCGGCGCCGCCGACCGTGCCGACCGCGCCCGCGCGGCGAGCACCGCCGGGCTGGTGATGGTGCTGCTGCTCTTCGGACTCGGCTTCCTCGCCATCGGCGGCGAGTGGTTCGCGATGTGGCAGTCGTCGAAGTGGAACGGCCTCGACGCGGCGGCCCGCAACGTGCTGCTCGCCCTCGCCGCGCTCGTGGTCGTCCACCTGCCACCCGGCCCCCGTGCCCACGACACCCTCCGCCCCGGCGGGCCGTGA
- a CDS encoding FAD-dependent oxidoreductase, translating to MAAAPSRPAGPGRPGTPPGIPGPPTDTGGATSTGTTTSTDTDTATSIGSATSTGSKSVSGLTGTGSHTDLIVIGGGPAGCAAARTAAGVGLRSVLIEPDAPCHTLHRIPALDNVLGGHTTGPALARAVAAELAATPLCRPELGRRATGLRAHDDHVTVTLDDGTRHTAPYAVVATGVGPLRPRDVPWITAPPGCDPLPLWLADPRAAEGRTLLVLGGDRPVGTFLRAHPDLRTRLLVAHATGDDHKTDEIRDDPRVTLLPVDHLTLRTVGGAVAAELVGRDGRRRTLRADAVHLSLGSAPTAPPGALVHDADGYCPPAAQHPRVLVAGDLRSARYQRIMTAMGSGGEAALRAYYAACGLSAPPPG from the coding sequence ATGGCCGCCGCACCCTCCCGCCCGGCCGGGCCCGGCCGGCCCGGCACGCCCCCCGGCATCCCCGGCCCGCCCACCGACACCGGCGGCGCCACGTCCACCGGCACCACCACGTCCACCGACACCGACACCGCCACGTCGATCGGCAGCGCCACGTCGACCGGCAGCAAAAGCGTCTCCGGCCTGACCGGCACCGGGAGCCACACCGACCTGATCGTCATCGGCGGAGGCCCCGCCGGGTGCGCCGCCGCCCGTACCGCCGCCGGCGTAGGTCTGCGCTCCGTCCTGATCGAGCCGGACGCCCCGTGCCACACCCTCCACCGCATCCCTGCCCTCGACAACGTCCTCGGCGGCCACACCACCGGTCCCGCCCTCGCCCGCGCCGTCGCCGCCGAGCTGGCGGCGACACCGCTGTGCCGCCCGGAGCTCGGCCGCCGGGCCACCGGACTGCGGGCCCACGACGACCACGTCACCGTCACCTTGGACGACGGCACCCGCCACACCGCCCCGTACGCGGTCGTCGCCACCGGCGTCGGTCCCCTGCGACCTCGCGACGTCCCCTGGATCACGGCCCCGCCCGGCTGCGATCCGCTCCCGCTGTGGCTAGCCGACCCGCGTGCCGCCGAGGGGCGCACGCTGCTCGTCCTCGGCGGCGACCGCCCCGTCGGCACGTTCCTGCGCGCCCACCCGGACCTGCGCACCCGCCTGCTCGTCGCCCACGCGACGGGCGACGACCACAAGACCGACGAGATCCGCGACGACCCGCGTGTCACCCTCCTCCCCGTCGACCACTTGACCCTGCGCACGGTCGGCGGCGCGGTCGCCGCGGAGCTGGTGGGCCGCGACGGCCGGCGGCGCACGCTCCGGGCGGACGCCGTCCACCTCAGCCTCGGCAGCGCCCCGACCGCCCCGCCCGGCGCCCTCGTCCACGACGCCGACGGTTACTGTCCGCCCGCCGCCCAACACCCGCGGGTCCTCGTCGCCGGCGATCTGCGTTCCGCCCGGTACCAGCGGATCATGACCGCGATGGGCTCCGGCGGCGAGGCCGCCCTGCGCGCCTACTACGCCGCCTGCGGCCTGTCCGCCCCACCCCCCGGCTGA